A section of the Cutibacterium granulosum genome encodes:
- a CDS encoding rhomboid family intramembrane serine protease, whose protein sequence is MSDHPSPHQPESGGSSSWQSDDTSPEQGPASPSPDWQTPPPSGAQPWGGGSDGQPQLSQPRADAPKPDRSQPDPAWAPPQAAQMSDSRSGRSRATSRGRRRRSRTTTSQTPVVTYTIIAICVIVWLAELVFPGFVDQIILVPALGATQPWRFVTSAFAHAPEIAHILFNMYALWALGRALEIFLGRARYIAAYALSALAGGVVYVAMASPGSDGAVLPSWGQGVLGASGAIFGLFGVLLVVQRKLGLSNRSLWVVLALNFGLAFFFPGIAWQAHVGGFLAGLASGWIFFDDANRVSRGSRPATWRRMGVLTLALLAIAVVKYLLV, encoded by the coding sequence ATGAGTGACCATCCCAGCCCCCACCAGCCCGAGTCCGGCGGATCGTCCAGCTGGCAGTCTGACGACACGAGTCCCGAACAGGGCCCGGCCAGCCCCAGCCCTGACTGGCAGACGCCTCCGCCATCGGGCGCCCAGCCGTGGGGTGGTGGCTCTGATGGGCAGCCCCAGCTGAGCCAACCACGGGCCGATGCTCCGAAACCTGATCGGTCGCAGCCCGACCCTGCCTGGGCTCCACCCCAGGCCGCCCAGATGAGTGACTCCCGATCGGGGCGCTCCCGGGCCACCTCGCGGGGCCGCCGACGTCGCTCCCGGACCACCACCTCCCAGACCCCGGTCGTCACCTACACCATCATTGCGATCTGCGTCATCGTGTGGCTGGCGGAACTCGTGTTCCCGGGCTTCGTCGACCAGATCATTCTGGTTCCCGCGCTGGGAGCCACTCAGCCGTGGCGATTCGTCACCTCGGCCTTCGCCCATGCCCCGGAGATCGCCCACATCCTGTTCAACATGTACGCGCTGTGGGCGCTCGGACGGGCTCTGGAGATATTCCTCGGACGTGCCAGATACATTGCTGCCTACGCACTGTCTGCCCTGGCCGGTGGCGTCGTCTACGTCGCGATGGCCTCACCGGGCAGTGATGGTGCCGTCCTGCCCTCCTGGGGACAGGGGGTGCTCGGTGCGTCCGGGGCCATCTTCGGGCTGTTCGGTGTGCTGCTGGTGGTCCAGCGCAAGCTGGGCCTGTCCAACCGGTCGCTGTGGGTGGTGCTGGCCCTCAACTTCGGCCTGGCGTTCTTCTTCCCCGGGATCGCATGGCAGGCCCATGTCGGCGGATTCCTTGCCGGCCTGGCCTCGGGATGGATCTTCTTCGACGACGCCAACCGCGTCTCCCGGGGCAGCAGACCTGCCACCTGGCGACGGATGGGAGTGCTGACGCTGGCGCTCCTCGCCATTGCCGTGGTGAAGTACCTGCTGGTGTGA